Proteins from one Ficedula albicollis isolate OC2 chromosome 3, FicAlb1.5, whole genome shotgun sequence genomic window:
- the LOC101808601 gene encoding SAM and SH3 domain-containing protein 1 isoform X3 produces MSREQSDDETEESVKFKRLHKLVNSTRRVRKKLIRVEEMKKPSTEGVEEHSLDNSPILDDRSALYSGVHKKQFYFDGSCEKQPEDDSDSLTTSPSSSSLDTWGANRKLVKTFSKTDSRGLIKPPKKLGTFFSYPEEEKSQKVCRSLTDGEMKKSLGSLSHGRTCSFGGFDLTNRSLHIGNSSDQMGKEGDFVYKEVIKSPSASRISLGKKVKSVKETMKKRMSKKYSSSLSEQESSPGIVPGSPQSPPPDTDSLDKPKLKAGGSVESLRSSLSGQSSMSGQTVSTTDSSTSNRESVKSEDGDDEEPPYRGPFCGRARVHTDFTPSPYDTDSLKLKKGDIIDIISKPPMGTWMGLLNNKVGTFKFIYVDVLNEEEEKPKRPTRRRRKSRPPQPKSVEDLLDRINLKEHMPTFLFNGYEDLDTFKLLEEEDLDELNIRDPEHRAVLLTAVELLQEYDSNSDQSGSQEKLLIEGQGLTGCSPRDSGCYESSENLENGKTRRTCLPPSKSASEHSFRDFSRNQLSNYPTLPLTKSIETLQPGEKESRLGCAHRALKSSVKPPALTGLKKNRRSLPVAVCRSYETLDGPQGVDTWPRSQSLDDLQGEPNTNLQDTNKKVGSFPQDSLDIAKKATGSALPPQSHGGSCKVDDAVAKQGKGAANSQKGRAKELNCSLMETAGGKPAPFPLKNCEAQPALVMHHATRTPLEIQSKGFHDLARADYAPVLKGGLEAEQKSTNETRMQPKNPSQPPPVPAKKCRERLSNGLYHPPTSGNNSSLEAPCLPVKKTSSSTPIDCHGVPVHRTSSEQEPSSPPSPLPPWLSELPETASVQQHVVKLGPASARKVSCSRGMDLEMVIENKLQSEYIDLTEEPYSDKHGRCGIPEALVQRYSEDLEQPEKDVATNMDQIRVKQLRKQHRMAIPSGGLTEICRKPVSPGLITSVSDWLISIGLPMYSSLLTEAGFNTLSKVPSLSQTCLQKAGITEERHISKLLAAARLFKPLDPEAI; encoded by the exons GTGTGGAAGAGCACTCACTTGACAACTCTCCTATACTGGATGACAGATCAGCACTTTACTCTGGAGTTCACAAGAAGCAATTCTACTTTGATGGCTCCTGTGAAAAGCAGCCAGAGGACGACTCGGACTCACTTACTACTTCTCCCTCATCCAGCAGCCTTGATACGTGGGGAGCTAACCGAAAGCTGGTGAAGACCTTCAGCAAAACAGACAGCCGTGGCCTTATCAAGCCTCCCAAGAAACTTGGGACATTTTTCTCTTACCCAGAAGAGGAGAAGTCCCAGAAAGTTTGCCGCTCCTTGACAGATGGGGAGATGAAGAAGAGCCTCGGCTCATTGAGCCATGGG AGAACCTGTAGCTTTGGAGGCTTTGATTTGACAAATCGTTCCCTTCATATTGGAAACAGTTCTGACCAAATG gGCAAAGAAGGAGACTTTGTTTATAAAGAAGTGATCAAATCACCCTCTGCCTCCCGTATATCTCTGGGCAAAAAGGTGAAGTCTGTAAAAGAAACCATGAAGAAAAGGATGtcaaaaaaatacagcagctcTTTGTCTGAGCAG GAGTCCAGCCCTGGGATTGTGCCAGGCTCCCCGCAGTCGCCACCCCCAGACACTGACTCCCTGGACAAACCCAAGCTGAAAGCTGGTGGCTCAGTGGAGAGCCTGAGGAGTTCCTTAAGCGGTCAGAGCTCAATGA GTGGTCAGACAGTGAGCACAACAGATTCCTCAACCAGCAACAGGGAGAGTGTGAAATCAGAAGACGGTGATGATGAAGAGCCTCCTTACAGAGGACCTTTTTGTGGAAGAGCCAGGGTTCACACTGATTTTACTCCAAGTCCTTATGATACAGATTCTCTGAAGCTCAAG AAAGGTGACATCATTGATATAATCAGCAAACCCCCTATGGGCACTTGGATGGGTTTGTTGAACAACAAAGTTGGCACCTTCAAATTTATCTATGTGGATGTTTTGaatgaagaggaagagaagccGAAGCGGCCCACCAGGAGACGTCGAAAAAGCAGACCGCCGCAGCCCAAGTCAGTCGAGGATCTCTTGGATCGCATCAATTTGAAG GAGCACATGCCCACTTTTCTGTTCAATGGTTATGAAGACCTGGATACATTTAAGCTTTTAGAAGAAGAAGATTTGGATGAACTGAACATCCGAGatcctgagcacagagctgttctCCTCACAGCAGTGGAACTTCTTCAGGAATATGATA GTAACAGCGACCAGTCGGGATCTCAGGAGAAACTTCTCATTGAAGGCCAAGGCCTCACCGGATGCTCTCCTCGTGATTCTGGCTGCTACGAAAGCAGTGAAAACCTGGAGAATG GTAAAACTCGAAGGACCTGTCTTCCACCCTCAAAATCAGCAAGTGAACATAGCTTTAGGGATTTCAGCAGAAACCAGCTATCAAATTATCCCACACTTCCACTGACCAAGTCAATAGAAACTCTGCAgccaggggaaaaggaaagcCGGCTGGGTTGTGCACATCGTGCTCTGAAGAGCTCTGTCAAACCTCCAGCCCTCACGGGTCTCAAGAAGAACCGTAGAAGTTTACCAGTTGCTGTGTGTCGAAGCTATGAAACTCTGGATGGCCCCCAGGGTGTAGATACATGGCCAAGATCTCAGTcactggatgatctccagggAGAACCCAATACTAACTTACAGGACACTAACAAGAAAGTAGGTTCGTTTCCTCAGGATTCACTGGATATAGCTAAAAAGGCAACTGGCTCTGCCTTGCCACCTCAGTCCCATGGAGGCAGCTGTAAGGTAGATGATGCTGTGGCTAAGCAGGGCAAAGGAGCTGCTAATTCTCAGAAGGGAAGAGCTAAGGAATTGAACTGCTCTTTAATGGAGACTGCAGGTGGAAAGCCTGCTCCATTCCCCCTGAAAAACTGTGAAGCTCAGCCTGCCTTAGTGATGCATCATGCAACAAGGACACCTCTGGAAATACAGAGTAAAGGTTTTCATGACCTTGCACGGGCTGATTATGCTCCAGTCCTCAAGGGAGGTCTAGAAGCTGAGCAGAAAAGCACAAATGAGACAAGAATGCAACCAAAAAATCCTTCTCAGCCGCCACCTGTCCCTGCCAAAAAATGCCGAGAGCGCCTTTCTAATGGATTATATCATCCTCCCACAAGTGGAAACAACTCAAGTTTAGAAGCACCATGTTTGCCAGTAAAAAAGACCAGCTCATCCACTCCCATTGATTGTCATGGAGTACCTGTCCATAGGACATCATCTGAACAGGAGCCCAGTAGCCCTCCTAGCCCACTGCCACCCTGGCTGTCGGAGCTCCCAGAGACTGCTAGTGTTCAGCAGCATGTGGTAAAGCTTGGTCCTGCATCAGCAAGGAAAGTCTCTTGCAGCAGAGGAATGGATCTGGAAATGGTGATAGAAAACAAGCTGCAGTCTGAATACATTGATCTTACTGAAGAACCATACTCAGACAAG CATGGTCGCTGTGGCATTCCTGAGGCTTTGGTACAGAGGTACTCTGAAGACTTAGAGCAGCCTGAAAAGGATGTGGCTACAAACATGGACCAAATCCGGGtaaagcagctgaggaagcagcATCGCATGGCC ATTCCAAGCGGAGGACTCACAGAAATTTGCCGTAAACCTGTATCCCCAGGACTCATCACCTCTGTATCTGACTGGCTGATTTCCATTGGTCTGCCTATGTATTCCAGCCTGCTCACAGAAGCAGGATTCAACACACTGAGCAAAGTGCCTTCTCTGTCACAAACTTGCCTTCAAAAAGCTGGCATCACAGAGGAAAGGCACATAAGcaagctcctggcagcagcaagaCTCTTCAAACCTCTTGATCCAGAGGCAATTTAA